In Stenotrophomonas sp. ASS1, the following proteins share a genomic window:
- the mtnA gene encoding S-methyl-5-thioribose-1-phosphate isomerase: MNTASDIDYARYDHIRPILWTGDALQLLDQRKLPFLVEHVVCHDSDEVAAAIHALTVRGAPAIGIAAAWGVVLAARDVQAADGAHALQQLEPALQRLNASRPTAVNLAWALARMRRCLNVAGADWKALLEAEAQAIAEEDLAANRHMGALGAGLIEAGSGVLTHCNTGSLATAGFGTALGVIRAGMAQHRIARVFAGETRPWLQGARLTVWELQQDGIDATLIADSAASHLMKTGAVQWVIVGADRICANGDTANKIGTYQLAIAARHHGVKFMVVAPSSTVDMETVDGSQIEIEQRDPGELYGVGGTRTVAEGIAAWNPVFDVTPGELIDAIVTERGVILNPTPENMRAAFGG; the protein is encoded by the coding sequence ATGAACACTGCCTCCGACATCGACTACGCCCGTTACGACCATATCCGCCCGATCCTGTGGACCGGCGATGCCCTGCAACTGCTGGACCAGCGCAAGCTGCCGTTCTTGGTCGAGCATGTGGTCTGCCATGACAGTGACGAAGTGGCGGCGGCCATCCACGCGTTGACCGTGCGCGGTGCGCCGGCCATCGGCATCGCCGCCGCCTGGGGCGTGGTGCTGGCCGCACGTGACGTGCAGGCTGCAGACGGTGCGCACGCGCTGCAGCAGCTGGAACCGGCGCTGCAGCGCCTGAACGCATCGCGCCCGACCGCCGTCAATCTGGCCTGGGCGCTGGCGCGCATGCGTCGCTGCCTGAACGTCGCCGGCGCCGACTGGAAGGCTCTGCTGGAAGCCGAAGCGCAGGCCATTGCCGAGGAGGACCTGGCCGCCAACCGCCACATGGGCGCGCTGGGCGCGGGCCTGATCGAGGCCGGCAGCGGCGTGCTGACCCACTGCAACACCGGCTCGCTGGCCACCGCCGGCTTCGGCACGGCACTGGGCGTGATCCGTGCCGGCATGGCCCAGCACCGCATCGCCCGCGTGTTCGCCGGCGAGACCCGTCCGTGGCTGCAGGGCGCACGCCTGACCGTGTGGGAACTGCAGCAGGATGGCATCGACGCCACCCTGATCGCCGATTCGGCAGCCTCGCACCTGATGAAGACCGGCGCCGTGCAGTGGGTGATCGTCGGTGCAGACCGCATCTGCGCCAACGGCGATACCGCCAACAAGATCGGCACCTATCAGCTGGCCATCGCCGCTCGCCACCACGGGGTCAAGTTCATGGTGGTGGCGCCGTCCTCGACCGTGGACATGGAGACCGTGGATGGCAGCCAGATCGAGATCGAGCAGCGCGACCCGGGCGAGCTGTACGGCGTGGGCGGCACCCGCACCGTGGCCGAAGGCATCGCCGCCTGGAACCCGGTGTTCGACGTCACCCCGGGTGAACTGATCGATGCCATCGTGACCGAGCGCGGCGTGATCCTGAACCCGACCCCGGAGAACATGCGCGCCGCCTTCGGCGGCTGA
- the gyrA gene encoding DNA gyrase subunit A, whose protein sequence is MAETAKEIIQVNLEDEMRKSYLDYAMSVIVGRALPDARDGLKPVHRRVLFAMNELNAHSNKPYFKSARIVGDVIGKYHPHGDQSVYDTLVRLAQPFSLRYMLVDGQGNFGSIDGDSAAAMRYTEARMSRLAHELMADIDKETVDFQPNYDEKELEPTVMPTRFPNLLVNGSAGIAVGMATNIPPHNLSESINACIALIDNPEIDVDGLMEYIPGPDFPTAGIINGTAGIVAGYRTGRGRVRIRAKADIEVADNGRESIIVTEIPYQVNKARLIEKIAELVKEKKIEGISELRDESDKDGMRIYIEIKRGESAEVVLNNLYQQTQMESVFGINMVALVDGRPQLMNLKQMLEAFVRHRREVVTRRTVFELRKARARAHVLEGLTVALANIDEMIELIKTSPNPNEARERMLARVWEPGLVGAMLGAAGAEASRPEDLPKGVGLIEGGYQLTEIQATQILEMRLHRLTGLEQDRLTDEYKQLLEVIAGLIHILEDPDRLLQVIREELVSVKAEFGDERRTEIRHSEEDLDILDLIAPEDVVVTVSHAGYVKRQPVSVYRAQRRGGRGRSAAATKEEDFIEQLWLVNTHDTLLTFTSSGKVFWLPVYQLPEAGSNARGRPIINWIPLEPGERVQAVLPVRDYADGQFVFFATKNGTVKKTPLGEFAFRLARGKIAINLDEGDALVGVGLTDGQRDILLFASNGKTVRFGEDKVRSMGRTATGVRGIKMPAGEEVVSLIVAESAGGIEDENEDDSGVEEAAGNGDAVIEGADDASVQYILTATENGYGKRTPLPDYPRKGRGTQGVIGIQTTERNGKLVAAVLMGSSDEVLLISDGGTLVRTRGSEISRVGRNTQGVTLIRLSKDEKLQAVERMDASIDEDEDEVAAAAPATTDGAPAAASSEDAAQE, encoded by the coding sequence ATGGCAGAAACCGCCAAGGAAATCATCCAGGTCAACCTGGAAGACGAGATGCGCAAGAGCTACCTCGATTACGCCATGAGCGTGATCGTGGGCCGCGCGCTCCCGGATGCGCGCGACGGCCTCAAGCCGGTGCATCGCCGCGTGCTGTTCGCGATGAATGAACTCAACGCGCACAGCAACAAGCCCTACTTCAAGTCGGCGCGTATCGTCGGTGACGTCATCGGTAAGTACCACCCGCATGGCGATCAGTCGGTGTACGACACGCTGGTGCGCCTGGCACAGCCGTTCTCGCTGCGTTACATGCTGGTTGATGGCCAGGGTAACTTCGGCTCCATCGATGGCGACTCCGCCGCGGCAATGCGATACACCGAAGCGCGCATGTCGCGCCTGGCGCATGAGCTGATGGCGGACATCGACAAGGAAACCGTCGATTTCCAGCCCAACTACGACGAAAAGGAACTGGAGCCGACGGTCATGCCGACCCGGTTCCCGAACCTGCTGGTCAACGGTTCGGCCGGTATCGCGGTGGGCATGGCGACCAACATCCCGCCGCACAACCTGAGCGAATCGATCAACGCCTGCATCGCGCTGATCGACAACCCGGAAATCGACGTCGACGGCCTGATGGAGTACATCCCGGGCCCGGATTTCCCGACCGCCGGCATCATCAACGGCACCGCCGGCATCGTCGCCGGCTACCGCACCGGCCGTGGCCGCGTGCGCATCCGTGCCAAGGCCGATATCGAAGTGGCCGACAACGGCCGCGAATCGATCATCGTCACCGAAATTCCTTACCAGGTGAACAAGGCGCGTCTGATCGAGAAGATCGCCGAGCTGGTCAAGGAAAAGAAGATCGAAGGCATCAGCGAGCTGCGCGATGAGTCCGACAAGGACGGCATGCGCATCTACATCGAGATCAAGCGCGGTGAATCTGCCGAGGTTGTGCTGAACAACCTGTACCAGCAGACGCAGATGGAATCGGTGTTCGGCATCAACATGGTGGCGCTGGTCGATGGCCGCCCGCAGTTGATGAACCTCAAGCAGATGCTGGAGGCGTTCGTCCGCCACCGTCGCGAAGTGGTCACCCGTCGCACCGTGTTCGAGCTGCGCAAGGCGCGCGCCCGTGCCCACGTGCTGGAAGGCCTGACCGTTGCGCTGGCCAACATCGACGAGATGATCGAGCTGATCAAGACCTCGCCGAACCCGAATGAAGCACGCGAGCGCATGCTGGCGCGCGTGTGGGAGCCGGGCCTGGTCGGTGCGATGCTGGGTGCCGCCGGTGCCGAAGCCTCGCGTCCGGAAGACCTGCCCAAGGGCGTGGGCCTGATCGAGGGCGGCTACCAGCTGACCGAGATCCAGGCCACCCAGATCCTGGAAATGCGCCTGCACCGCCTGACCGGGCTGGAGCAGGACCGCCTGACCGACGAGTACAAGCAGCTGCTGGAAGTGATCGCCGGGCTGATCCACATCCTGGAAGATCCCGACCGCCTGCTGCAGGTGATCCGCGAAGAGTTGGTCAGTGTGAAGGCCGAATTCGGCGACGAGCGTCGTACCGAGATCCGCCACAGCGAAGAAGACCTGGACATCCTCGACCTGATCGCGCCTGAAGACGTGGTGGTCACGGTGTCGCATGCCGGTTACGTGAAGCGCCAGCCGGTGAGCGTGTACCGCGCGCAGCGCCGTGGTGGTCGTGGCCGTAGTGCGGCGGCGACCAAGGAAGAGGATTTCATCGAACAGCTGTGGCTGGTCAACACGCATGACACGCTGCTGACCTTCACCAGTTCGGGCAAGGTGTTCTGGCTGCCGGTCTACCAACTGCCGGAAGCGGGCTCCAACGCCCGCGGCCGTCCGATCATCAACTGGATCCCGCTGGAACCGGGTGAACGCGTGCAGGCCGTACTGCCGGTGCGCGATTACGCCGATGGCCAGTTCGTGTTCTTCGCCACCAAGAACGGTACGGTCAAGAAGACCCCGCTGGGTGAGTTCGCCTTCCGTCTGGCGCGGGGCAAGATCGCGATCAACCTCGATGAGGGCGACGCGCTGGTCGGCGTCGGCCTGACCGACGGCCAGCGCGACATCCTGCTGTTCGCCTCCAATGGCAAGACCGTGCGTTTCGGCGAGGACAAGGTCCGCTCGATGGGCCGTACCGCCACCGGCGTGCGGGGCATCAAGATGCCGGCCGGCGAGGAAGTGGTCAGCCTGATCGTGGCCGAAAGTGCCGGTGGCATCGAGGACGAGAACGAGGACGACAGCGGTGTCGAGGAAGCCGCCGGCAATGGCGATGCGGTGATCGAAGGCGCCGACGACGCCAGCGTTCAGTACATCCTGACCGCGACCGAGAACGGCTATGGCAAGCGCACCCCGCTGCCGGACTATCCGCGCAAGGGCCGTGGCACCCAGGGCGTGATCGGCATCCAGACCACCGAGCGCAATGGCAAGCTGGTCGCCGCGGTGCTGATGGGCTCCAGCGACGAAGTCCTGCTGATCTCCGATGGTGGCACCCTGGTGCGTACGCGTGGCTCGGAAATCAGCCGCGTCGGCCGCAACACCCAGGGCGTGACCCTGATCCGCCTCTCCAAGGACGAGAAGCTGCAGGCGGTGGAGCGCATGGATGCCTCGATCGACGAGGACGAGGACGAGGTGGCTGCCGCCGCCCCGGCCACGACCGACGGCGCACCGGCTGCTGCCAGCAGCGAGGACGCCGCGCAGGAGTGA
- a CDS encoding membrane-bound PQQ-dependent dehydrogenase, glucose/quinate/shikimate family translates to MSATPQSAPAPVRASRHPLVTVLSLLLVVLGLLIGGLGGWLLSLGGSAYYAIAGLGLLASGILLFGNRRSGALLYALVFIGTLLWTWWESGSDYWRWVPRLGLVTALGIVLALLAPTLREPVSKRLSRSVAGVLMLVFVAAFGLAFAPHGEVDGHLPFPEGAVSAGLEPTRDTTGLQPADQPAEGDWPAWGRSNAGARYSPLQQITPANVATLQPAWQFRTGDMPKKRWGAETTPLKIGDRLYLCTARNRLIALDAASGKELWRFDPKVKDTSIPYTAACRGVSYYEQPRTPTIADAALADVAADLALPEPPPSVTRSAAPGSRPACWARIIEGTLDGRIIAVDADSGRPCANFGNNGQVDITLGMGEVPPGYVSITSPPAIVRGVIVTGHQVLDGQRRDAPSGVIQAYDAITGKLRWAWDMDQPERSGLPPREQTYTRGTPNMWTTATGDEALGLVYLPLGNSAGDYWSGSRTENQNRYSTSLVAIDVATGKPAWHFQAVRKDVWDYDLGSQASLIDYPTAAGKVPAILLPTKQGDIYILDRRNGQLLTAAEERKVPIGGVEPEQRSPTQLFSLYHTLRREHELTERDMWGITPIDQLVCRIQFRKAYYEGFYTPPSSDRHSIEYPGYNGGSDWGSVSIDTRRGVIVANYNDMPNYNRLVPRAEADRLGWLPREKIRFDKGGAEGAGDPQVGTPYAIQVNAGWRLPFTGLLCKQPPYGGIRAIDLRTGKLLWDRPFGSARGNGPFGIRSGLPIEIGTPNNGGSVVTASGLIFIAAATDDLLRAIDLKTGKELWHAKLPAGGQANPMVYEQGGRQYVVIMAGGHHFMETPNGDYVMAFALPR, encoded by the coding sequence ATGTCCGCCACGCCGCAGTCCGCTCCTGCTCCCGTCCGCGCCTCCCGGCATCCCCTCGTCACCGTGCTGTCACTGCTGCTGGTCGTGCTCGGCCTGCTCATCGGTGGCCTCGGTGGGTGGCTGCTCAGCCTGGGTGGCTCGGCGTACTACGCCATCGCCGGGCTCGGCCTGCTGGCCAGCGGAATCCTGTTGTTCGGCAACCGCCGCAGCGGCGCGCTGCTGTATGCGCTGGTGTTCATCGGCACGCTGCTGTGGACCTGGTGGGAATCGGGCAGCGACTACTGGCGCTGGGTACCGCGGCTCGGGCTGGTGACTGCGCTCGGCATCGTGCTGGCGCTGCTGGCGCCGACACTGCGCGAGCCGGTTTCAAAACGCCTGTCGCGCAGCGTGGCGGGCGTGCTGATGCTGGTGTTCGTGGCCGCCTTCGGCCTGGCCTTTGCCCCGCATGGGGAAGTGGACGGGCACCTGCCGTTCCCGGAAGGCGCAGTCAGCGCCGGACTGGAACCCACGCGCGATACCACGGGCCTGCAGCCGGCTGACCAGCCCGCCGAGGGCGACTGGCCGGCGTGGGGCCGCAGCAATGCGGGCGCCCGCTATTCGCCACTGCAGCAGATCACCCCGGCCAATGTGGCCACGCTGCAGCCGGCCTGGCAGTTCCGTACCGGCGATATGCCGAAGAAGCGCTGGGGCGCGGAAACCACGCCGCTGAAGATCGGCGATCGCCTTTACCTGTGCACCGCGCGCAACCGCCTGATCGCACTCGATGCCGCCAGCGGCAAGGAACTGTGGCGGTTCGACCCCAAGGTGAAGGACACCTCGATTCCGTACACCGCCGCCTGCCGTGGGGTGAGCTACTACGAGCAGCCCCGCACGCCGACCATTGCCGATGCGGCATTGGCCGATGTCGCCGCCGATCTGGCGCTGCCGGAGCCGCCGCCCAGCGTCACCCGCAGTGCTGCACCGGGCAGCCGTCCGGCGTGCTGGGCACGCATCATCGAAGGCACGCTGGACGGCCGCATCATCGCGGTGGACGCGGACAGCGGCCGCCCCTGCGCCAACTTCGGCAACAACGGCCAGGTCGACATCACCCTGGGCATGGGTGAGGTGCCACCGGGTTACGTGTCGATCACCTCGCCACCGGCGATCGTGCGCGGGGTGATCGTGACCGGTCACCAGGTGCTGGACGGGCAGCGCCGCGATGCGCCGTCGGGTGTGATCCAGGCCTACGATGCCATCACCGGCAAGCTGCGCTGGGCGTGGGACATGGACCAGCCCGAGCGCAGCGGTCTGCCGCCGCGCGAGCAGACCTATACGCGCGGCACGCCCAACATGTGGACCACCGCCACCGGTGATGAGGCGCTGGGCCTGGTCTACCTGCCGCTGGGCAACTCCGCAGGCGACTACTGGAGCGGCTCGCGCACGGAAAACCAGAATCGCTACTCGACCTCACTGGTGGCGATCGACGTGGCCACCGGCAAGCCGGCCTGGCATTTCCAGGCGGTGCGCAAGGACGTGTGGGATTACGACCTGGGTTCGCAGGCCAGCCTGATCGATTACCCGACCGCTGCCGGCAAAGTGCCGGCGATCCTGCTGCCGACCAAACAGGGCGACATCTACATCCTCGACCGCCGCAACGGCCAGCTTCTGACCGCGGCCGAAGAGCGCAAGGTGCCCATCGGTGGTGTTGAACCCGAGCAGCGCTCGCCCACGCAGTTGTTCTCGCTGTACCACACGCTGCGTCGCGAGCATGAGCTGACCGAGCGCGACATGTGGGGCATCACCCCGATCGACCAGCTGGTCTGCCGCATCCAGTTCCGCAAGGCCTACTACGAAGGTTTCTACACGCCGCCGAGCAGTGACCGCCATTCCATCGAGTACCCCGGCTACAACGGCGGCTCGGACTGGGGCAGCGTGTCCATCGATACGCGTCGTGGCGTGATCGTGGCCAACTACAACGACATGCCCAACTACAACCGGCTGGTGCCGCGTGCCGAGGCCGATCGCCTGGGTTGGCTGCCGCGCGAAAAGATCCGGTTCGACAAGGGCGGCGCTGAGGGCGCGGGCGACCCACAGGTGGGCACGCCCTATGCCATCCAGGTGAATGCCGGTTGGCGCCTGCCGTTCACCGGTCTGCTGTGCAAGCAGCCGCCCTATGGTGGCATCCGTGCCATCGACCTGCGCACCGGCAAACTGCTGTGGGACCGCCCGTTCGGCAGTGCACGTGGCAATGGACCCTTCGGCATCCGCTCCGGCCTGCCGATCGAGATCGGCACGCCGAACAATGGCGGCTCGGTGGTGACCGCCAGCGGCCTGATCTTCATCGCCGCCGCCACCGATGATCTGCTGCGTGCCATCGACCTGAAGACCGGCAAGGAACTGTGGCACGCCAAGCTGCCTGCCGGTGGCCAGGCGAACCCGATGGTGTACGAGCAGGGCGGGCGCCAGTACGTGGTGATCATGGCCGGCGGCCACCATTTCATGGAAACCCCGAACGGCGATTACGTGATGGCGTTTGCGTTGCCGAGGTAA